A window of Leishmania donovani BPK282A1 complete genome, chromosome 35 genomic DNA:
NNNNNNNNNNNNNNNNNNNNNNNNNNNNNNNNNNNNNNNNNNNNNNNNNNNNNNNNNNNNNNNNNNNNNNNNNNNNNNNNNNNNNNNNNNNNNNNNNNNNNNNNNNNNNNNNNNNNNNNNNNNNNNNNNNNNNNNNNNNNNNNNNNNNNNNNNNNNNNNNNNNNNNNNNNNNNNNNNNNNNNNNNNNNNNNNNNNNNNNNNNNNNNNNNNNNNNNNNNNNNNNNNNNNNNNNNNNNNNNNNNNNNNNNNNNNNNNNNNNNNNNNNNNNNNNNNNNNNNNNNNNNNNNNNNNNNNNNNNNNNNNNNNNNNNNNNNNNNNNNNNNNNNNNNNNNNNNNNNNNNNNNNNNNNNNNNNNNNNNNNNNNNNNNNNNNNNNNNNNNNNNNNNNNNNNNNNNNNNNNNNNNNNNNNNNNNNNNNNNNNNNNNNNNNNNNNNNNNNNNNNNNNNNNNNNNNNNNNNNNNNNNNNNNNNNNNNNNNNNNNNNNNNNNNNNNNNNNNNNNNNNNNNNNNNNNNNNNNNNNNNNNNNNNNNNNNNNNNNNNNNNNNNNNNNNNNNNNNNNNNNNNNNNNNNNNNNNNNNNNNNNNNNNNNNNNNNNNNNNNNNNNNNNNNNNNNNNNNNNNNNNNNNNNNNNNNNNNNNNNNNNNNNNNNNNNNNNNNNNNNNNNNNNNNNNNNNNNNNNNNNNNNNNNNNNNNNNNNNNNNNNNNNNNNNNNNNNNNNNNNNNNNNNNNNNNNNNNNNNNNNNNNNNNNNNNNNNNNNNNNNNNNNNNNNNNNNNNNNNNNNNNNNNNNNNNNNNNNNNNNNNNNNNNNNNNNNNNNNNNNNNNNNNNNNNNNNNNNNNNNNNNNNNNNNNNNNNNNNNNNNNNNNNNNNNNNNNNNNNNNNNNNNNNNNNNNNNNNNNNNNNNNNNNNNNNNNNNNNNNNNNNNNNNNNNNNNNNNNNNNNNNNNNNNNNNNNNNNNNNNNNNNNNNNNNNNNNNNNNNNNNNNNNNNNNNNNNNNNNNNNNNNNNNNNNNNNNNNNNNNNNNNNNNNNNNNNNNNNNNNNNNNNNNNNNNNNNNNNNNNNNNNNNNNNNNNNNNNNNNNNNNNNNNNNNNNNNNNNNNNNNNNNNNNNNNNNNNNNNNNNNNNNNNNNNNNNNNNNNNNNNNNNNNNNNNNNNNNNNNNNNNNNNNNNNNNNNNNNNNNNNNNNNNNNNNNNNNNNNNNNNNNNNNNNNNNNNNNNNNNNNNNNNNNNNNNNNNNNNNNNNNNNNNNNNNNNNNNNNNNNNNNNNNNNNNNNNNNNNNNNNNNNNNNNNNNNNNNNNNNNNNNNNNNNNNNNNNNNNNNNNNNNNNNNNNNNNNNNNNNNNNNNNNNNNNNNNNNNNNNNNNNNNNNNNNNNNNNNNNNNNNNNNNNNNNNNNNNNNNNNNNNNNNNNNNNNNNNNNNNNNNNNNNNNNNNNNNNNNNNNNNNNNNNNNNNNNNNNNNNNNNNNNNNNNNNNNNNNNNNNNNNNNNNNNNNNNNNNNNNNNNNNNNNNNNNNNNNNNNNNNNNNNNNNNNNNNNNNNNNNNNNNNNNNNNNNNNNNNNNNNNNNNNNNNNNNNNNNNNNNNNNNNNNNNNNNNNNNNNNNNNNNNNNNNNNNNNNNNNNNNNNNNNNNNNNNNNNNNNNNNNNNNNNNNNNNNNNNNNNNNNNNNNNNNNNNNNNNNNNNNNNNNNNNNNNNNNNNNNNNNNNNNNNNNNNNNNNNNNNNNNNNNNNNNNNNNNNNNNNNNNNNNNNNNNNNNNNNNNNNNNNNNNNNNNNNNNNNNNNNNNNNNNNNNNNNNNNNNNNNNNNNNNNNNNNNNNNNNNNNNNNNNNNNNNNNNNNNNNNNNNNNNNNNNNNNNNNNNNNNNNNNNNNNNNNNNNNNNNNNNNNNNNNNNNNNNNNNNNNNNNNNNNNNNNNNNNNNNNNNNNNNNNNNNNNNNNNNNNNNNNNNNNNNNNNNNNNNNNNNNNNNNNNNNNNNNNNNNNNNNNNNNNNNNNNNNNNNNNNNNNNNNNNNNNNNNNNNNNNNNNNNNNNNNNNNNNNNNNNNNNNNNNNNNNNNNNNNNNNNNNNNNNNNNNNNNNNNNNNNNNNNNNNNNNNNNNNNNNNNNNNNNNNNNNNNNNNNNNNNNNNNNNNNNNNNNNNNNNNNNNNNNNNNNNNNNNNNNNNNNNNNNNNNNNNNNNNNNNNNNNNNNNNNNNNNNNNNNNNNNNNNNNNNNNNNNNNNNNNNNNNNNNNNNNNNNNNNNNNNNNNNNNNNNNNNNNNNNNNNNNNNNNNNNNNNNNNNNNNNNNNNNNNNNNNNNNNNNNNNNNNNNNNNNNNNNNNNNNNNNNNNNNNNNNNNNNNNNNNNNNNNNNNNNNNNNNNNNNNNNNNNNNNNNNNNNNNNNNNNNNNNNNNNNNNNNNNNNNNNNNNNNNNNNNNNNNNNNNNNNNNNNNNNNNNNNNNNNNNNNNNNNNNNNNNNNNNNNNNNNNNNNNNNNNNNNNNNNNNNNNNNNNNNNNNNNNNNNNNNNNNNNNNNNNNNNNNNNNNNNNNNNNNNNNNNNNNNNNNNNNNNNNNNNNNNNNNNNNNNNNNNNNNNNNNNNNNNNNNNNNNNNNNNNNNNNNNNNNNNNNNNNNNNNNNNNNNNNNNNNNNNNNNNNNNNNNNNNNNNNNNNNNNNNNNNNNNNNNNNNNNNNNNNNNNNNNNNNNNNNNNNNNNNNNNNNNNNNNNNNNNNNNNNNNNNNNNNNNNNNNNNNNNNNNNNNNNNNNNNNNNNNNNNNNNNNNNNNNNNNNNNNNNNNNNNNNNNNNNNNNNNNNNNNNNNNNNNNNNNNNNNNNNNNNNNNNNNNNNNNNNNNNNNNNNNNNNNNNNNNNNNNNNNNNNNNNNNNNNNNNNNNNNNNNNNNNNNNNNNNNNNNNNNNNNNNNNNNNNNNNNNNNNNNNNNNNNNNNNNNNNNNNNNNNNNNNNNNNNNNNNNNNNNNNNNNNNNNNNNNNNNNNNNNNNNNNNNNNNNNNNNNNNNNNNNNNNNNNNNNNNNNNNNNNNNNNNNNNNNNNNNNNNNNNNNNNNNNNNNNNNNNNNNNNNNNNNNNNNNNNNNNNNNNNNNNNNNNNNNNNNNNNNNNNNNNNNNNNNNNNNNNNNNNNNNNNNNNNNNNNNNNNNNNNNNNNNNNNNNNNNNNNNNNNNNNNNNNNNNNNNNNNNNNNNNNNNNNNNNNNNNNNNNNNNNNNNNNNNNNNNNNNNNNNNNNNNNNNNNNNNNNNNNNNNNNNNNNNNNNNNNNNNNNNNNNNNNNNNNNNNNNNNNNNNNNNNNNNNNNNNNNNNNNNNNNNNNNNNNNNNNNNNNNNNNNNNNNNNNNNNNNNNNNNNNNNNNNNNNNNNNNNNNNNNNNNNNNNNNNNNNNNNNNNNNNNNNNNNNNNNNNNNNNNNNNNNNNNNNNNNNNNNNNNNNNNNNNNNNNNNNNNNNNNNNNNNNNNNNNNNNNNNNNNNNNNNNNNNNNNNNNNNNNNNNNNNNNNNNNNNNNNNNNNNNNNNNNNNNNNNNNNNNNNNNNNNNNNNNNNNNNNNNNNNNNNNNNNNNNNNNNNNNNNNNNNNNNNNNNNNNNNNNNNNNNNNNNNNNNNNNNNNNNNNNNNNNNNNNNNNNNNNNNNNNNNNNNNNNNNNNNNNNNNNNNNNNNNNNNNNNNNNNNNNNNNNNNNNNNNNNNNNNNNNNNNNNNNNNNNNNNNNNNNNNNNNNNNNNNNNNNNNNNNNNNNNNNNNNNNNNNNNNNNNNNNNNNNNNNNNNNNNNNNNNNNNNNNNNNNNNNNNNNNNNNNNNNNNNNNNNNNNNNNNNNNNNNNNNNNNNNNNNNNNNNNNNNNNNNNNNNNNNNNNNNNNNNNNNNNNNNNNNNNNNNNNNNNNNNNNNNNNNNNNNNNNNNNNNNNNNNNNNNNNNNNNNNNNNNNNNNNNNNNNNNNNNNNNNNNNNNNNNNNNNNNNNNNNNNNNNNNNNNNNNNNNNNNNNNNNNNNNNNGGAGGCCAAGCAGCAccccctatccctgccaatgccgagccacttgCGGTGGTGACGCGGGGCCAGGCACCCGCGACGTGGTGGTGCCAGAGCGCTTCATCGCTGCTCATGCCGGCAGCCATGtcgtggacggcgttgcgtcggagcggcctgcgacagcgagcacgcgtgtgccatccatgtggtgggcagcgtgtcagcgcgactcgaaCGTGCCccgcccggccctcgcactgcctactggtggtGGGCAACCTGCGTGCCACCGcgagggatgcaccagggATGGCGACTGGCATGGTGTGagccgctgtgaggcgacatgcgaggcggcggatcGGTAGGTctcgaggcggtgctgagccgacggagtcggtgcactgctgcactggcgcgtgtctacggctgctttgCACCACGAGATGGGTCTGTGACTGGCCGGGGGCAGCAGAGTGGCGCTGggctcctgctgcgcggcagagaATGAACCCGCACATGCGGAGCGAAAAATGTCTTTGTGTTTTGTGCCAACTCCCTGCTTCTGAGAAAAGTGCNNNNNNNNNNNNNNNNNNNNNNNNNNNNNNNNNNNNNNNNNNNNNNNNNNNNNNNNNNNNNNNNNNNNNNNNNNNNNNNNNNNNNNNNNNNNNNNNNNNCTGCCTACTGGTGGTGGGCAACCTGCGTGCCACCGcgagggatgcaccagggATGGCGACTGGCATGGTGTGagccgctgtgaggcgacatgcgaggcggcggatcGGTAGGTctcgaggcggtgctgagccgacggagtcggtgcactgctgcactggcgcgtgtctacggctgctttgCACCACGAGATGGGTCTGTGACTGGCCGGGGGCAGCAGAGTGGCGCTGggctcctgctgcgcggcagagaATGAACCCGCACATGCGGAGCGAAAAATGTCTTTGTGTTTTGTGCCAACTCCCTGCTTCTGAGAAAAGTGCATCTCGTCTGCGGGCTCTGCACTGCGGGTTGTCATGCATTTTGATGACATGTCTTCTTTTACCACCGCACTTTCCGTCTTTTTGGCGTTTCGCATTCACTAAGCAACGCACGCTCAAACACACTTGCGTATGGATCCGCAtacggcacacacacagggtAACGGGACACGAAATCCATCATGTTTTCTGGGTTGCATTTTCGCGGCTGGATTGTTATGAGTCTTATCTCGGTCCTTCTCttcaccgccgtcgctgttCCAGCTGCCTACATCCCCAAAACATTCTGGCGCACCATCTacgtcgctgtcgtcacGCCAGTGGTATGGGTAGTCTACAATGTCGCCCTCTACTTTGTTCTGTGCCGTCCTATGGCGCACTGCACTAGCATGTTTAGCCGCGGTGAGTGCTGCAAGACTAAGCACGCTGACGACACAGGCGATGTCACACTCTTAACGAAGGAGATGTACCAGCTGAACAACGTCTTGCACTCCCTCAAGTGCGAGACGGCGGAGATGAATGCTGCGACGACGCTAATCAATAATCAGCTTGACGGGAAGATGGCCGACCAATCGCCGCAGAAGGGCGCCTACAGCTCTTTCACAGAACTGACGCCGACGATGCGTTCGCCATGACGCCCCCAACACTTTGTGTGCAGATACAACGCAAGGTGTGCtggtctttttttttctcgtctctctttttccgcACGTTTCGGACGGCAGTGCGCTGCCCGTGTTAGTAATTGcgctctgtctctctgtctctgtttTGTGCCTATTATCTTTGCCGTCTCTGTCGGAGAACGAGGGTGGCATcaactttttttttgattgctcctttttttttaaaTGGCTCATTGGCCACTCTTTGGGTGgccgcacgcacgtgcgtgcgtgcccaGGGTGCGTGAGACGTGTTTTGTTTGTCTGTGTCTTTCATGATTCAAGTACTGGACTTTTATATGTGAATCGCCCGTTCGCTACCGTCTGAGCACTTTTCTGCCCCGGCTCATGTTTTGGGTAAGCTTGCTCAGATGCCGTTTAGCGCATgaatgttttttttttttgttcgctTGCCTCCACCACCTTTTTTTAACCTGTGTCTCCCCCGTTGCGTGGCTGTGCCACACCCCCTCTGTTCCTCCGCAGCCTACGTCTTCCTTGGTGACTcgccgctctgcctctccttGATCTTCTCATCCGAGTCTTTTCTCAGCGGCGGCATTAGACAGACTCCGCTTTCGAGGTCGGTCCTCTCTGTATGATCGCTTTCCCGCACCGAATTCAGGgacctcttccccctccgcctccccccggcgatgtgttgtgtgtgtgtttgctggggggggggcaccgCAGCAACACAAACGCAAAAGTGAGGAAACACACTACAGAGGTGCGCGCACCTTCAGGGAGTGGGAAGAACAACACGTGCATTCATGTTTGGAGGGCGAAGAGACGTGGAAACTATACGTGCGTGTAGAACTATGACATGCCGCCGGCTCATTCATGGTGTATGCTGTGTGGCGTCAATTCCTCGACCTAGCCGAACTCTTGCCTTTGCCGCTTGCGGTGCGGCACACAAggttgtgcgcgtgtgtgtgcatgtgtgtggaCAACGCTGGGGAGCTTCCAGAGTGTCTCCTTTTGTGTtcacctccttccctctttttcatcgctctcgcctcttctcgCTTACTTCCTACCTGGGCCGCCTGTGCATCTCTGCGCACTGTCACACGCTTCCACGCGTACGCACACCCGCGAATggacacacatacacgtgtgtgtgtgtagtaAATTAACCACAACGATCTCTCGGAGGTTCAGTCAGCGAGCAACAATAGAGGGAGCGTCAAGTCCTGCACTCGCtcgacaagaaaaaaagcaaacagcaacaaaaaaggaacTTACTGTGACACACTATGGCGCGTCGTGGCTCTACGTCTCTTGCAGCGGCCTCGacagccgcgctgctggtgctggtgcttAGTTCTACTGTGAATGGTTTTGTGTTTCAACTTGAGTCTGGCAAATCACGCTGCTTCTTACAGGAGGTGGCGAGTGGCACCGACTTGCGAATTGTGTACAAGGCGGATGACACCTATGGTGATTTTCTCGACGTTGTGCTCACCAACGCGAATGGCAATACACTCTACAGGGAGTTGGGCAAGAGTAGCGGCGCTTTCCTGGAGCGCATCACCAACGGTGGTGAGCACTCCCTGTGCTTTACCTCACGTCAAGGAGCGCAGAGCGCGAAAATGACGCGAAGCCTGTTGCTGGTGATGCAATTGGGCGCGGATGCGAAAGACTACGACACCATGGCGACGAAGGAGAAGATGCGTCCGATGGAGGTGCAGATGCGCATGATGGAGGATACGGTTCAGGAGGTTCACAACGAGTTCGTCTACTTCCGCGCCCGCGAGGCAGAGATGCGTAACACGAATGAGCACATGACGGCCAAGGTGATGTGGATGTCGGTCGGCCTCATCATCCTCTTTGGCATCTTTTGGTATCTGCAGATGCGTCACCTAAAGCGCTACTtcaagaagaagcgcatgaTCGATTAGGCgagccctccctcccgcctcctGTTCCGCGACCGGTTCGGGGGCCGCAAAGAGTGAGAAAAGCCCCGGCGGAggtgtatgtatgcgtatgtgtgtgtgctcatTTTTGATTCCTTGCACTCTCCTTGAGTCTGGTGTGGCTGctttcaccgccgccacctcaagcatctgtgcgtgtgtgtgtgtgtctctcagCTGCTGACGTTCTCTCTGCGCCGCCCTTTGTCTACCTCGGCTCCTTTCTTTTGTGCTGTTCAGGAGTACCGAGTtaaaggagagggaaaggggatGAGAGGGGCCAAGGTGAGGTGTGTGCGACTGCCAACCGCAGAGGCAGCGatgagcggcagcgtggcaTGTGATGCACAACCGCAAGGAAAAAACAAAGCGGTTCTTCGGGCATTtattttccttttcttttcccttttctgttCTCCTGTGCTTGCTCTGTGTGCATTGTCCTTGCAAGTTTGTGTACAGCCAggtgctgtgtgcgtgtgcgtgcgcttgtggGTTGGAGTGCAGGGGTGAGAGGGGGTCGACGCCTCTTGGCGGCTTGTACTCCCCGTCGCCGTTCGCCGAGTCGTGGCTCTCTCTAGCTCCCTTGTTCTCTTGTCGTGTTTTTGTGCCCTTTCCTCGCCTTGTGTTTTTGTGTGGTTCTGACAGCGACTCTTACTCTCTCGATGCGTGTAACGTAACTCTGCAAGCGTTGGGCAGGCTGTAGGCGGATGGGGAACTTCGCCGAATCGGGTCTATACATGAAtgcctgcgcgtgcatctctgtgtgtgtgtgagctgGCGTGTGCCCTCTATAGCAGCTGTGAAGAAGCAAGACTAGGTAGCACAAGTGTGAGAGATCATTCCTTTCCGGCTACGTGGCGTGCCGTGAAGGTGCGCGGTCGGGCTGATGGCGGCCAGTCCGCCGTCATAGAAGGGAGCTCGCACAGATGAGACTTCCCAGAGAGAGTTCCACGGTGGAAGGCCACGAAGATTGGCAATAGGGTGCCGCAAAAAatcagcagcgctgcccgtTGCCGACAACAGTCGCGGCTTCCTCCAGAGTTATGAGTCCGGCAATAACCACGATGAAACTCACagctccctcccctccctcgctaGACCTCCAGCGGTCGCTCTTCctactgccgctgccgatgcggGCTCTCATTCGGTCGCGCgcttttctctttccctGCCTCTCTTTGCATGAGCTACTTACTCCCTCTCGCATCTCCCTCTTCCAtgcatgttttttttttttgccatCCCCCCGTGCACTTGATTGCATCGGTTGTTCCGACTCCTTCGCACCGATGCGGCACCTCGGTGCTCGCTACCTGCCCCCGACGACACACCACATTTCGATCGTCCTTTGCGTAATTCCACCGATGCACGCATAAACACCTAAGAatgagaaaaagaaaacggaaaCAGCGCCCGAAAAGGTATCTGAGGACCGCAGTTTGCgttctttttcttcctctctcggTGAGTGTGTGTAGGATCATAAAGGTGAGCCGCATAACACGCAGCCGTCACATCAACAACACCCTCAATCACAGCAAAAGGGGAAGACGCTTCAACAACACCATTGTTAGCCTAGCTTTCAGCTCAGCGGGAAAGCGAAGAGAAGGCTAGGAGAGGGTTGGCGAAGGCACTCCTCGTTCTCTGTTTTTATTTTTCGTTTCGTTTTGCTTTGTAggcacccctctctcttctctgcccttctccctctctttcggGGATATCATTCTCCATCTCCGTCTTGTATGCGTATGCGTGACTGTCTGCACGCGAGAGCTGGGCGAGGTACTGAGTCACTGTGGTTTGTTTGAGAGCGTGAGACGTCCGACGCGAAAAAGACAAGAAGCACACGgacacctacacacacacatactcaTAAATACAACGAAGGCGTGTCcgaagacgaagaggggCAATACGAGTAACGACGTCAAAAAAGGTGCTAAGAGACAAAAGAAAGGACACACCAGTCACAGCAGAAAGCAGCCATCATtttgcgtgtgcttgtgtgtgtgtgtgtgtgtgtgtgtgacttCTTATATTGTTCCAGAGTGTGCTCTTGCTGAGAGTGGgagctgtgcagcagcatcctTCGTCTTTTTCCCCTCTTTTTCGCGTGCATTCTattccccttccctcttcagCTCTCTCTCGATCTCCGCACGTGTGTGTCGGCGTTTATTCAGGTCACTCCTTCTTTCTTCATTTTGTTTTTGCACGTGACTTTCTCGTACATCGTTGGCCATTTTTTCCTCTGTTATATCTGTTGTTCTCATTCCGGGGGTTTttccttcttccttttcctctgTGTGCTGTCGCGACTTCTGTACACGGTGTTCCAGTGCCGGTGAACGCTCGTTcctttttttgctttctctctgtctctgtctctgtctctctctgtgtgtgtgtgtgtgatcgTCTtccttcttcgtttttttgCCTTTCTCGCTGTCTCACTTTCGTGGGTTTGAATACTGCGAGTTCCTTTTTTGCTTTTTATATTTGAACTTTTTTTCCACGTCTTGATTGTGCATGTTTGCTTCGCCTTTCTCTTGTTGTGTGCCCAGGTCGAACCCGCTGCTCTTTCTTTGTGTAGCATTACAACTCTCTTGTCGGTGCCTCTGGCGGTGTGCAGTGCCGTTGCTGTCTCATCGCtgaaggaagaggaaagcacacacgcatatatatatatatatatacgcacGGACATAGttacgtacacacacgctaCTGGGTAGGTGTAccgagtgtgtgtgcgtgtatgggtGCGCACATATCTAGAGCGCGTGCCTTTCGTTTtgccccttttctttttgttgcgtggcgctcttcctcctttcctgttttcttttcccccTTTGGTCGTGGTCGCGACTGTCTTGGTCGTGGGTGGCCATCCGTTGACGTGCATGAAGTGCGTGTCTGTTCTGCCTTTTCGTATCTCCATTTTTTTATTTACgaatctctctctgtcttactctctgcttctttcctcctctgcgGTGCTATAGTGAACTGAGGTTCGCACTGTGCTTGTGCCTCCTAGTGTGTATCTGTCCGTCGTCTGCACGGGTGCTGCCGCGTGTGGGCCGTTCATCTCACGCCGcattttcttttgttttcgcaGGTACGTTTCGCGCCAACTTTGCAGAAAGGCCTTGAGGCTGGGTCATAACGCTATCCGGTATCGCGAGCTTTCTGTGCGTGGTtttgcgcgtgcgtgtgcagccgAGTATCTGTCTCTCTAGTCCGCCCGTTGGTGCGGCACTCATGGAGCCACATCAACCGTTTATGTACGGAGGGGCGCTGCACCCCTGCACGAACGGTCGCTATCCAGCGTCGCCGTACATGTTTTCACACCGTGGCCGCATGATGATAGGACCATCGCCGGCGCAGATGTATCGCTCCTCTAGCAtaggcggcgcggcgcccgTAATGACGAACGGACAGCTTCAGAATAACCAGCGGGCTGTGAACATGAACGGCGGTGCTCTACCGGCCCTCCATGGGACGCACATGATGGCACACAATAGAATAGCCCTAGTaaagagcagcggcgttgcaccagtgccgatgccgccgccagcggtgccAGGGACTGGTCACGTGCGCCGCTCTGCAGGACCGATGCGGTCGCAACCGATAGAGTACCGGGCCAATGGCATCTACCTACGCGGCATGCCGATAGGTGCTAACGCCTCCGGTGGGCCGTCCTTCCAGAGTGGTGTGAACAGAACCGGAAACGGCACCACGCGCAAGAACGGCATGACGATCAACGGGATACAAAATATCAGCATGATGGGCGGGCGCAATGAGGTGACCGTGAAGTCTGCTGGCAACAGCGTTacgcagcgcgtcgcgaACCTGCCGACTCTTCCGTCCACTAGCGCATCCATGCAGGGTCTGCAGAGCGACTTCTACTcaatgccgccgccacccatGATTCACGCCGGCTTTCAGAACGGCATGATGATGCCAGCGTACAGCGGCGGCTATAGGCAGCTGAGTGCCAACGGCGTGAGAGGCACTTACCGCGAGTTGAACGagatgggggagggcggcaaGGTCTCGACCATGCAGGCCGACGACGGCAAGATGCGCGACGCGGACTCGGTGACACCGAGCTTGTCACCAAACAGCAATGTCCAGAATAGGTGCAAGGTGAACACCCCGCCGCTAGCGCAAGCCGACGAGTACACCGGACtcacgccgacgccgccgtcgctgcgcttcttGACGAGCtacgaggaggaagaagtgAAGGACTATCTGCCGAGCGTCTACTTTGGTGGGACGGAGCAGTGCAAGAAGATTCACGGTGTCCGTGGC
This region includes:
- a CDS encoding COP-coated vesicle membrane protein gp25L precursor, putative codes for the protein MARRGSTSLAAASTAALLVLVLSSTVNGFVFQLESGKSRCFLQEVASGTDLRIVYKADDTYGDFLDVVLTNANGNTLYRELGKSSGAFLERITNGGEHSLCFTSRQGAQSAKMTRSLLLVMQLGADAKDYDTMATKEKMRPMEVQMRMMEDTVQEVHNEFVYFRAREAEMRNTNEHMTAKVMWMSVGLIILFGIFWYLQMRHLKRYFKKKRMID